Part of the Moorella sp. E308F genome, GATGGCTGTATGTTTGAAGCCGTGCTCCACCTGCACGGCCAGTTCCAGGGCGGCGTCGAAGTCCGGCACTCGTACCAGGGGCAGGACCGGCAGCAGCTGTTCTTCCTGTACCAGGGGATGCTCCGGGGGACATTCCATGAGGGCGATCCTGGTGTTTTCCGGTGCGTCGATGCCGGCTTGCTTTAGAATAACAGTGGCGTCCCGGCCGATAAGGTCGGGGTGGAAGCGCTTGCCGTCGGGCAGGATGGTGCGCATGAGTTTTTCTTTATCCCCTTCATCCCGCACGAGATAGGCGCCGTGGCTCTGGAGGTGGAAGAGGAGCTCATCGGCTATTGCTTCCACGGCGATGATGACCTTTTCGGCTATGCAGAGGACGGTGTTGTCAAAGGCGGCGCCGTCGACAATACATCTGGCGGCATAGTCCAGGTCCTTGACGGTTTCGTCGACGACTACGGGGGGATTGCCTGGCCCGGCGGCAATGGCTTTTTTGCCGCTTCTTAAGGCGCGGTTGACTACTTCCGGCCCGCCGGTGGCGACGACCAGATCTACATCGGGATGGCTTAGGACCAGGTCCAGGTTTTCCAGGCTGACTTTATCGCCAACGACTAATAAATCCTCCGGCCCGCCGGCTTCCTGGATGGCGGCGTTGAAAAGGCGCACCAGGTACTGGGTGGTCTTGAGCCCTTTGGGATGGGGCAGGAAGATTATGCTGTTGCCGGCGGCGACCATGCTGATGGCGTGGTTGATGACGCAGGAGCCTGGATGGGTGGCCGGCTCGATGGAGGCGATGAGGCCGAAGGGCGCCCGCTCAATCAGGATGAGGCCGTTGTCGCCGCTGATGGCTTCCGTCTTTATATCCTCGAGGCCCGGGGTTAGACGGGCGGCATAGAGCTTTTTCTGGATCTTGTCTTCTACCCGGCCGTAGCCGGTTTCTTCGTGGGCCAGCCGGGCAATTGTTTCTACGTTTTCAATAGCCGCCCGGCGGATGGCGGCGACGATCTCGCCCCTGGTTTTGAGGCTTAACTTTACCAGTTCTTGCTGCGCTCTTTTGGCAACGCGGATAGCTGCCTTCAAGTCGCTGTATACGCCTTTGTCACCGCGGGAGGTAGTGGCCGCGGCCTGGCCGGCCCGCGCCTGGCAGGCACCGCTACACGTTGTTGCCGTAGTAGCTGTTGTCCCATTGCGGGACTGCTGCTGGATGTTTTTTAATACTTCGGCGACAATGCTGGCGATAGTGGTTTCGTCGATCATTTCTGCTCACCGCTCAGGCTGGTAATATCGTGCTGAGGTCAGTGTGGGGCCGCGGGATGACGTGGACGGCGACAATCTCGCCGAGTCTCCCGGCGGCAGCGGCTCCGGCTTCGGTGGCGGCCTTGACGGCTCCGACATCACCTTTGACCATGACGGTGACGAGACCCGAGCCGATCTTCTCCATACCGGCCAGCTCGACGCCGGCGGCTTTGAGCATGGCATCTGCCGCTTCAATGGCCGCGACCAGTCCTTTGGTTTCGATGAGCCCCAGGGCGCCGTCTTTCATGTTAATCTACCCCCTTGGCAGAGGCGTCTTTTTTAGCGGGCAGGATGCGGGCGACGTCGCTATGGGGCCGCGGGATGACGTGGACGGCGATGACTTCCCCGAGCCTGGTAGCAGCAGCACCGCCGGCTTCGGTGGCGGCCTTGACGGCACCTACTTCGCCGCTGACCATGACGGTGACAAGACCCGAGCCGATCTTCTCCATTCCCACCAGCTCGACGCTGGCGGCTTTGAGCATGGCATCTGCCGCTTCAATGGCCGCGACCAGTCCTTTGGTTTCGATGAGGCCTAAAGCGCTCATGGGTTCACTCTTCCTCCTTTAATTTCTAAGGTTCTCCTGGGTTTTTACCTGGAGGGTTTCTTAGCTTAAATACCGCGCCAGTTCTTCATGGGGCCGGGCAATAATCCGGCTGGCAAAAACAGTACTTATGGCCGCAACCTGTTCCCTGGCGGCTTCGATGGCTGCCGTGACGGCACTGACTTCACCGCTGATTTTTAATACTACCAGGCCGCTGCCTTTGGTCGGTTCGTAGCCGAGGATGGTGACTGCCGCCGTTTTGGCGGCCGTGTCCGCGGCGGCGACGGCGGCGGCCAGGCCGCGCACTTCGATTATACCCAGGGCTTGATTGTTCATGGTGTGCCTCCGAAATTGAGTTGCAATGGTTGTAATTAACTTGACTTAAGGGAAGACGGAGCTACCCTGCCCCTCCTTTACTGTTTCCTATCCCTAAGGGAGGCCAGGACGCGCCGGGTTACGGCGCTGATGATTTCCTGGAGCTCTTCTGCCGGGATGCCGCTCGTCCCATTATCCACCTGGCCGGATATGCTGCAGGCACCGCACCCCGTGCATCCCGGGTGACGGCCGCTGACGCCGAGCTTTTCCCGGATCTGCAGCAGCTTCTCTACTTCCTCACAGGGCAGTACGCGTTCCCCGCCCAGCTGCCGGGCCGCCAGGCTGATCTTGGCAAAGTGTTCGATGGATTCCATCTTGTAAAAGGCGTTGTAGACGTCCGTCCCCATGGTAAGGGCGCCGTGGTTTTCCAACAGGACGGCGTCGTATTTATCCAGGTACTCCCTGACCGCCAGGGGTATCTCTTCGGTAGACGGGGTGCCGTATTTGGCGATGGGGACAGCCCCCAGGGTGATGATGATTTCCGGCAGTACCGGCTTGTCCAGGGGGATACCGGCCACGGCAAAGGCGGTGGCCACAGGCGGATGGGCGTGAACTACCGCCCGCACATCGGGCCGGTGCCGGTAAACATCCAGGTGCATTTTAATTTCTGAAGAAGGTTTAAGATTGCCGGCTATTTTTCGCCCTTCCAGGTCCACCTTGATGATCATGTCGGGCGTCATAAAGCCCTTGCTCACGCCGGTAGGGGTGGTTAAAACCTCATTTTCCCCGATGCGGACGCTAATATTACCGTCATTGGAGGCAACAAATCCTTTGGCATAAATACGCCGGCCTACTTCACAAATGTCCTGCCTGATTTGATACTCGGAAGCCACTATGAAATCTCCTCTCTTACCAGCTACCTATGCCTTCAGGGCAGAATGTGCTGCCGGATAAAGCTCAAGGTAGCTATGGCATCACCTTTAGCGATTAGCTCATCCAGTTTGTTGATTCCCAGCCGCTCTATAAGGTTTAAGATACCTTTCAACGTAGCAATGCTCTCCCGGCATACCTGGACCGGGTCCTCCCGGTAGGGGAAGACGTCCAGGGAGTACCAGCCGTCATAGCCCACCTTTTGCAGCCAGTACAGGAGTTCAATGTATTCGACCAGGTGGACCGAGCCCACCAGCAGGTCGTCGTCCCAGCTGCGGTAGTTGTCATTGAAGTGGAAGTGGAACATCTTGCCGTGGCCGGCCAGTAACGCCAGGGCTTCAGCCACATTTTCCCCGGCATTGAGGGAATGGCCGACATCAATGGTAACCCCGATATTGTCCAGCCCTACCTCCTGGACCAGCAGGAGGGCCTTGGCGGCGTTATTAATGAAAGCATGAGTCCGCGGCTCCTTAGGCTTGTACTCAACGCAAACCCGGACATCGCTACGATAACCGGCTATCTCCTTTAAACTCTCCACCAGCCAGCGCCAGGCCTTTAAATAATCCACCTGGAAACAATAATCAAAACCATCCTGTCCCAGCCAGATATTGACCTGATTCGCCCCCAGCCGGGCGGCCACATCCATACCGCGTTGGGCCAGGGTTACGGCTTCCCCGCGGATACTGGCATCGGCCGCTGCCAGGCTGCCAAACTGCCACTTGCGCTGCCCGCTGTGATCCACGCCAATAATAGAAGCCTGCAGGTTGTTAGCTTTCAGGGCCTCTTCGACTTCATCCAGATTGGCATCGGTTACGTCGGCCGGGTAGTTTAACTCTACGCCACTCAAACCGGGAATGCTGGCAGCCTCTTTGATGCGCTCCACCACGGGTTTGCCGTCGCGATAGCCGCTTAACAGGAAGCGGTCACCGCAGCCGTCAAAGGCCCAGACGCCGGCGGAAAATTTAGTTTCCATGCTTATCCCACCTGCCTGCACGTTAGTTCAAGTTAAAAGGGGAGGGGCAGGCCCCTGTCCCTCCCCAATTAAACGTTTAGAAGTTGAATTGATCGACGTTGTCTTTGGTAAAATCGGTAGGCGGTCCCATAATGACCGTCTTGCCGTCTGATTTGACCTGAATCTTGCCTACATTGGGCACTTCCTGCCCGTCGGTAGGCTTCTTGCCATCCAGCATGTCTTTAATTAATGCTACCGTAAGATAACCCAGTTTGGCCGGTTCCCATAAAGTCGCAACATCCAGGGACCCGTCCTTCAAATAGGTCTTGGAGTCATTGGGCAGGGCGGTCCCGACAACACTGACTTTTTCCTGCAAGCCTTTTTCCTGAACCGCCTGGGCAGCACCGATGGGAGCCGGTGTGCTGATACCAATGATGCCTTTCAGGTTGGGATAAGCCTTGATCAGCTCCAGAGCCTTCTGGTAAGCCACTTGCTGCTTTTCATCGGACGGGATCTTATCGGTAACCAGTTTCAGGTTGGGATATTTGGTTTTGGCATACTCGAGGCCATAGTTAATCCAGCTATTTAGATTAGCCGCGGAGAGACCGCCGGTGATAATGGCGTATTCGGCGCTATCAGTACCCATGCTTTTGACCAGCAGGTCCCAGATATGTTCACCATACTGTTTGTCATCAATCTGGTGCACGGATAGGTCGACCACCGACTTATCAGCCGGCGTATCCCAGTCGACAACCAGGATGCCTTTATCCTTTGCTTTCTTGAGCACAGGGGTTAAAGCAGCCGGGTCGTTGGGAGCCACGGCAATGGCATCAACACCCTGGGTGATAAGGTCTTCAATCATTTTTACCTGTTCAGCGGCGTCGGCCTTGGTGGGGCCGGTATAAATCACCTCTACGCCCAGATCCTGGCCGGCCTTCTTGGCGCCCTGCTCAGAAGCGTTAAAATAGGGTATGCCTACCAGTTTGGGCATGACAACAATTTTATATTTTTTATCTTTGGCTGGAGTGGTCTGCTGCTGTCCTTGTTGCTGCTGGGTCTCGGATGGTTTACTTCCGCAACCGGCTAAAGAAATTATTAATAGCATTGATAATAGAAACGCTATGAGCTTTTTCATTTAAAACTGACAACCTCCTTTGCTAAAGTATGAATTTGGGAGATATGGTAAAATTCTTTCTTAATATCTTTTCTTTTCCATCTCACCTCCTTAGTATCGTATTTATCCCCCTACCTGTCTTCTCACGTGGCAATACTCGTCTTTTTTTGCTCTATTTTTACCTCCTTCCCCTGTCTTCTTTTACTAATAAAGTAGTTTAATAACAATACAGCAATTAGCAGAACCCCCATAGTAACGTCGACTATAAACCTATTAATACCAATTAAATTCAACCCGCTGGAGAGTACCTGGACTATACCTGCTGCCACAACCGTTCCCACGACCTTGCCATAGCCCCCAGCGATATCGGTCCCACCCAGGACCACAATGGCCACGCTCTGTAATAAATATGATGAACCATAATCCACCTTGGCGGAATTATAGCGGGAGGTCATAATGATGGCGGCCATGGCAGCCATCACTGCTGCATAGAGATAAACAAGCATTACCACCTTTTTGGTATTAATGCCTGAAAAATAGGTAGCCACTGAGTTACAGCCAAACATATAAACGCTTCTCCCCCAGGCCGTCCGCTCCAGTAGAATCCCGGTCAAGACAGCAAAGACGATAAATATTAAAATTGGAACGGGAATAAATCCCAAATAGCCATTGCCAATCCACTGGTACTGTTCCGGGAACCCTGATATGGCGCCGCCTTTGGTCAGCCAAACACTCAGCCCTTCAAAAAGCGTCATAGTTCCAAGGGTGACAAGGATAGGCGAAACACCAACATATGATACGAGGAAGCCGTTTACAAAACCGCAGATTAAGGCGGTGATCAGGGTTGCCAGCAGGGCCCTCACGATTAAAAGTAGAACTGCTGTTCCCTCAACCCCGGCACTATAGCCGGAAGACAGGACCAGGGCTCCAACTATTCCCGATAGGGCGGCAGTAAAGGTAATCGAAAGATCTATTCCGCCCGTAATAATAACCACCATCATGCCCAGGGCTATCAGGCCTAATTCGGGCATCTGGGTCGCCATGGACTGGAGGTTTCCCAGGCTCAAAAACTTTGAGGGAGAGATTACTGACATTAACAGAAAGAGGCCCGCAAAAACATACAGGAGTATCATTTCTTTGCTAGTTTTCGACAAAGTTTCCACCCTCTTTAATATTCTACATCCACTCTAGGCAGGCTCTTTTCCATCCGTTTCCTCTGGATTACATCAAAGCTGACGGCCAAGATGATGATCAGGCCAACGATAATCTTTTGCCAGAAGGTAGGGATATGGGTCAGGATAAGGCCGTTATTAAGAACGGCCATAAATAAGACGCCAAGGACTGTGCCAATGATAGAACCGTTGCCACCCGCAAGGCTGGCCCCTCCGACCACCACTGCCGCGACTACCTGTAATTCAAATCCTAAAAAGGCATTGGGATCGACCTGACGCATAATAGATGTATGGACAACTGCCGCCACGCCGGCCAGGAAGCCCATATAGGCATATACAAATATCAAAGTGCGTTCTATATTAATACCCACTCGTTTGGCCGAGACAGGATTACCCCCCACGGCATATACCGCCCTGCCAATCAGGGTATATTTTAATAACGCCCAGGTCAGCAAAACCATTATCAGGAAAATTATTATCTGAATAGGGATTCCCACCATATTGCCGCTGGCATCAGGAAACTTAAAAAAGGTGATTTTACCGAAATCTATAAACCAAGAGGGAATATCATTAATCCAGGTGCCGTTGGTGTAATAAAGCATAAGACCATTTATAATGCTCATGGAGCCCAGGGTAACTACAATGGCGGGAATATTAGCCCGGGCAATTAAAGTACCATTTATTATTCCAATGATAACCCCGCCTGCAACAGCAACTAAAAAAGTCAGCAGCAGGTTGCCGCCAAAAGTCACCATAAATTTGCCGATCAAAACCGTTAGCACAGCCACCACCGCGCCGACGGATAAATCAATGCCCCCTGTAATAATGACCAGCGTCATTCCCAAAGCCATAATGCCCAGGACAGCATTGTTTTTTAACAAATCAATTAAGTTATCCGGACGCAGGAAAACATTGCTGCGAGCACTTATCAAAACTGATAAAACTACCAGCATTATAAAAATCCATAGTTCCTTTGATTTGGTACGTTGTTTCATTTTTTACACCTTCTCCTTGTATCGCCAAAGACAGGTTTAAGCCGTTACCCGACCCGGCATTCCCATAAAAGCCCTGTTCATAATTTTTTCCTGGGTGGCTTCCTCGATATCAAACTCACCCACCAGCCGGCCGCGGCGCATTACCAGAATACGATCACTTACTGCTAAAATTTCAGGTAGTTCCGAAGAAATCATAAGGATACCCATCCCCTGTGATGCCAGCTGGCGCAGGAGTTTATGAATTTCTGCTTTAGCACCAACATCTATACCATTTGTTGGTTCGTCAATAATTAAGATTTTAGGACGTGTTGCCAGCCATTTGGCCAGTACTACCTTTTGTTGATTGCCACCTGAAAGCTGCATCGCCAGCATATTGGGTAGACGGGGCCTTACGTCCAGAGCCTCCATATACTCTCCTACAAGTTCTCTCTCTTGGCCGGTATTCAAAAGGCCAAATTTGCCCCGCATTTTTTTGAGCATGGCCAGGGAAATATTATTGGCTACTGATTGCCTTAATACCAGTCCTTCACGCTGCCTGCCTTCAGGAATATAAGCAATACCCAGACGCATGGCTTCTTCCGGAGAGCGTATATTAACCTTAATGCCTTCTAAGAAAATTTCGCCGCTATCGGGAATATTAAGTCCAAATAAGGCCTGGGCGACTTCGGTCCGCCCCGCGCCTACCAGCCCGGTAAGTCCCAATATTTCTCCTTTGTGCAAGGTAAAAGAAATGTCTTTAAAATTACCCTTCTTGGTTAACGACCTTACTTCTAACAGGACCGATCCCGTTTCGTTTCTGGATTGCTTGATAAATTCTATCTTTCGTCCCACCATTAATGAAATGAGTTTTTCTTCATCCAGTTCTTCTTTAAGATAAGTACCAATATATTTACCATCACGCAAAACAGTAAAGCGTTCGGCAATAGTAAATAATTCCTGTAATCTATGGCTAACGAAAAGAATGGCGATTCCCTTCTCTTTTAAAGTACCGATGATTTTAAATAAGTTCTCAACCTCACCGCGAGATAGGGAAGAGGTGGGCTCATCCATAATAATAAATCTCGCTTTAAAGGCAAGGGCACGGGCTATAGCTACAAGTTGCTGTTTGGCTACAGGTAATCTTTCTAATTGTAGATTAAGGTCCAATTCAACCCCTAGCTCAGCCAGGGCATTTGTAGCTGTTTCTTTAATCTCGGACCAGTTA contains:
- a CDS encoding aldehyde dehydrogenase family protein → MIDETTIASIVAEVLKNIQQQSRNGTTATTATTCSGACQARAGQAAATTSRGDKGVYSDLKAAIRVAKRAQQELVKLSLKTRGEIVAAIRRAAIENVETIARLAHEETGYGRVEDKIQKKLYAARLTPGLEDIKTEAISGDNGLILIERAPFGLIASIEPATHPGSCVINHAISMVAAGNSIIFLPHPKGLKTTQYLVRLFNAAIQEAGGPEDLLVVGDKVSLENLDLVLSHPDVDLVVATGGPEVVNRALRSGKKAIAAGPGNPPVVVDETVKDLDYAARCIVDGAAFDNTVLCIAEKVIIAVEAIADELLFHLQSHGAYLVRDEGDKEKLMRTILPDGKRFHPDLIGRDATVILKQAGIDAPENTRIALMECPPEHPLVQEEQLLPVLPLVRVPDFDAALELAVQVEHGFKHTAIIHSQDVSRITAYARKLRTDILVANASSAAGLNIGGEGHFSHTIASPTGEGICTPRTYTREQRTVIVGALRTVD
- a CDS encoding BMC domain-containing protein — translated: MKDGALGLIETKGLVAAIEAADAMLKAAGVELAGMEKIGSGLVTVMVKGDVGAVKAATEAGAAAAGRLGEIVAVHVIPRPHTDLSTILPA
- a CDS encoding BMC domain-containing protein, with product MSALGLIETKGLVAAIEAADAMLKAASVELVGMEKIGSGLVTVMVSGEVGAVKAATEAGGAAATRLGEVIAVHVIPRPHSDVARILPAKKDASAKGVD
- a CDS encoding BMC domain-containing protein, which codes for MNNQALGIIEVRGLAAAVAAADTAAKTAAVTILGYEPTKGSGLVVLKISGEVSAVTAAIEAAREQVAAISTVFASRIIARPHEELARYLS
- a CDS encoding class II aldolase/adducin family protein encodes the protein MASEYQIRQDICEVGRRIYAKGFVASNDGNISVRIGENEVLTTPTGVSKGFMTPDMIIKVDLEGRKIAGNLKPSSEIKMHLDVYRHRPDVRAVVHAHPPVATAFAVAGIPLDKPVLPEIIITLGAVPIAKYGTPSTEEIPLAVREYLDKYDAVLLENHGALTMGTDVYNAFYKMESIEHFAKISLAARQLGGERVLPCEEVEKLLQIREKLGVSGRHPGCTGCGACSISGQVDNGTSGIPAEELQEIISAVTRRVLASLRDRKQ
- a CDS encoding sugar phosphate isomerase/epimerase family protein: METKFSAGVWAFDGCGDRFLLSGYRDGKPVVERIKEAASIPGLSGVELNYPADVTDANLDEVEEALKANNLQASIIGVDHSGQRKWQFGSLAAADASIRGEAVTLAQRGMDVAARLGANQVNIWLGQDGFDYCFQVDYLKAWRWLVESLKEIAGYRSDVRVCVEYKPKEPRTHAFINNAAKALLLVQEVGLDNIGVTIDVGHSLNAGENVAEALALLAGHGKMFHFHFNDNYRSWDDDLLVGSVHLVEYIELLYWLQKVGYDGWYSLDVFPYREDPVQVCRESIATLKGILNLIERLGINKLDELIAKGDAIATLSFIRQHILP
- a CDS encoding autoinducer 2 ABC transporter substrate-binding protein, with the protein product MKKLIAFLLSMLLIISLAGCGSKPSETQQQQGQQQTTPAKDKKYKIVVMPKLVGIPYFNASEQGAKKAGQDLGVEVIYTGPTKADAAEQVKMIEDLITQGVDAIAVAPNDPAALTPVLKKAKDKGILVVDWDTPADKSVVDLSVHQIDDKQYGEHIWDLLVKSMGTDSAEYAIITGGLSAANLNSWINYGLEYAKTKYPNLKLVTDKIPSDEKQQVAYQKALELIKAYPNLKGIIGISTPAPIGAAQAVQEKGLQEKVSVVGTALPNDSKTYLKDGSLDVATLWEPAKLGYLTVALIKDMLDGKKPTDGQEVPNVGKIQVKSDGKTVIMGPPTDFTKDNVDQFNF
- a CDS encoding ABC transporter permease translates to MILLYVFAGLFLLMSVISPSKFLSLGNLQSMATQMPELGLIALGMMVVIITGGIDLSITFTAALSGIVGALVLSSGYSAGVEGTAVLLLIVRALLATLITALICGFVNGFLVSYVGVSPILVTLGTMTLFEGLSVWLTKGGAISGFPEQYQWIGNGYLGFIPVPILIFIVFAVLTGILLERTAWGRSVYMFGCNSVATYFSGINTKKVVMLVYLYAAVMAAMAAIIMTSRYNSAKVDYGSSYLLQSVAIVVLGGTDIAGGYGKVVGTVVAAGIVQVLSSGLNLIGINRFIVDVTMGVLLIAVLLLNYFISKRRQGKEVKIEQKKTSIAT
- a CDS encoding ABC transporter permease, whose protein sequence is MKQRTKSKELWIFIMLVVLSVLISARSNVFLRPDNLIDLLKNNAVLGIMALGMTLVIITGGIDLSVGAVVAVLTVLIGKFMVTFGGNLLLTFLVAVAGGVIIGIINGTLIARANIPAIVVTLGSMSIINGLMLYYTNGTWINDIPSWFIDFGKITFFKFPDASGNMVGIPIQIIIFLIMVLLTWALLKYTLIGRAVYAVGGNPVSAKRVGINIERTLIFVYAYMGFLAGVAAVVHTSIMRQVDPNAFLGFELQVVAAVVVGGASLAGGNGSIIGTVLGVLFMAVLNNGLILTHIPTFWQKIIVGLIIILAVSFDVIQRKRMEKSLPRVDVEY
- a CDS encoding sugar ABC transporter ATP-binding protein; amino-acid sequence: MSRKPFLQMRNISKTFPGVRALNSVQLEILPGEVHALVGENGAGKSTLIKILAGVEQPDPGAEILIDGHPANIRQPIDANQQGIAVIYQDFSLFPNLTVAENISFGKEIGQGKRFVNWSEIKETATNALAELGVELDLNLQLERLPVAKQQLVAIARALAFKARFIIMDEPTSSLSRGEVENLFKIIGTLKEKGIAILFVSHRLQELFTIAERFTVLRDGKYIGTYLKEELDEEKLISLMVGRKIEFIKQSRNETGSVLLEVRSLTKKGNFKDISFTLHKGEILGLTGLVGAGRTEVAQALFGLNIPDSGEIFLEGIKVNIRSPEEAMRLGIAYIPEGRQREGLVLRQSVANNISLAMLKKMRGKFGLLNTGQERELVGEYMEALDVRPRLPNMLAMQLSGGNQQKVVLAKWLATRPKILIIDEPTNGIDVGAKAEIHKLLRQLASQGMGILMISSELPEILAVSDRILVMRRGRLVGEFDIEEATQEKIMNRAFMGMPGRVTA